A window of Theropithecus gelada isolate Dixy chromosome 14, Tgel_1.0, whole genome shotgun sequence contains these coding sequences:
- the CD3E gene encoding T-cell surface glycoprotein CD3 epsilon chain has protein sequence MQSGTRWRVLGLCLLSIGVWGQDGNEEMGSITQTPYQVSISGTTVTLTCSQHLGSEVQWQHNGKNKEDSGYHLFLPEFSEMEQSGYYVCYPRGSNPEDASHHLYLKARVCENCMEMDVMAVATIVIVDICITLGLLLLVYYWSKNRKAKAKPVTRGAGAGGRQRGQNKERPPPVPNPDYEPIRKGQQDLYSGLNQRRI, from the exons ATGCAGTCGGGCACTCGCTGGAGAGTTCTGGGCCTCTGCCTCTTATCAA ttggCGTTTGGGGGCAAGATG GTAATGAAGAAATGG gtaGTATTACACAGACAC CATATCAAGTCTCCATCTCTGGAACCACAGTAACACTGACATGCTCTCAGCATCTTGGATCTGAAGTACAATGGCAACACAATGGTAAAAACAAAGAAGATTCTGGGTATCACCTGTTTCTGCCGGAATTTTCAGAAATGGAGCAAAGTGGTTATTATGTCTGCTACCCCAGAGGAAGCAATCCAGAGGACGCGAGCCATCATCTCTACCTGAAGGCAAGAG TATGTGAGAACTGCATGGAGATGGATGTGATGGCGGTGGCCACAATTGTCATAGTGGACATCTGCATCACTCTGGGCTTGCTGCTGCTGGTTTACTACTGGAGCAAGAATAGAAAGGCCAAGGCCAAGCCTGTGACACGAGGAGCAGGTGCTGGCGGCAGGCAAAGGG GACAAAACAAGGAGAGGCCACCACCTGTTCCCAACCCAGACTATGAG CCCATCCGGAAAGGCCAGCAGGATCTGTATTCTGGCCTGAATCAGAGACGCATCTGA